GATCTCACCATActcttgaatcatagacccaagatacttgaaactctcactcttctgaatggcctgagaatccaacttcactaccacatTGGCCTCATGCGACAAAttactaaacttacattccaagtactccgtcttggtgctactcaacctaaatcctttagactcaagggtttgtctccaaacctcctaCTTATCATTAACTACTCCCAgagtctcatcaatcagtataacatcatcaacaaataacatacaccaaggcaccttccCTTGAATAcatcgcgtcaaaacatccatcaccaaggcaaacaAAAAGAAGTCGAATCCTGTGTAACCCTGTCAGAAcaagtgctctgaatctcctcctaCCGTTCTCACACGAGTCTTTGCACCATCGTGCATTTCCTGAATCGACCTAATGTATGCCACaagcacccctctagcctccaagcacctccacagaatctcccttgGAATACaccttctcaagatcaatgaacaccatgtgcaaatccttccTATCcctaaactgctccactaatctcttCATGAGGTGAATGGCCACAGTAGTCGAGCGATCTGGcatgaaaccaaactgattcttgAAACTAGTCACGATCCTCCTCAGCCTCAATTCTACCACCCTTTCCTAagccttcatagtatgactcaacaacttgatacccctacAGTTGTTGCAGCTCTAAATGTCCCTCTTGTTCTTATATAACGAAATCACCATACTCCATCTCTAAGATTCAGGAATCCTTGTCGCCCTGAAAATGATGTTACACAACCTTATCAGCCACTCAACCCTACCCCGCCAGTGCTCTTCCAAAATTCCACCGAAATCTCGTCTGGCCCAGTCGCCCGACCCCTCCACATCCTACGAATAGCACCCTTGATCTCCCTAACTGtgatacgcctacaataaccataatcgaGACACctctctgagtgctccagtttcCCCAACATGGAACCATTGTCCCCTCATCgttcaaaaatctatgaaataGGACTGTCAATGCCTCCTAATGTGgacatcctccaccaacactttTCTATCCTCTCCCTTGATGCACtttacttggtcaaggtcacgggGCCCGCCGCTCCCTAGCCTTGGTCagcctatacaactttttatcttCACCCTTCTCCTCTAAAGCCGCGGACAAGCTCTCGAAAGTTGTCATCTTAGCCATTGAAAccactaacttagcctctctcctagctaacttatactcccaATTGTTCATGTCTCCTCGTCATCCATGCTCTCCACCAACTTTGCATAGGCCACCTTCTTAATCTCTACCTTCCTTTAAACTTCTTCATTCCACAACCAGTCCTCGAGACTCTGTGCTTGCCAGATCAGCCTCTCGAGACACACAACACCTCTCTAGGGCGACCGGCAGTggtctcccacatactatccacatcccctcTACTCCCCCAAGCCCCCATTGTCGTCAACTTCTCCCCAatctccaaagcactagccaaatTCAAGCTACCCTACATAATCTTAGGGCGATCCTCCACACCCCTCCTCTTCTTTCTTTCTACCATTTTTGACTATGAAGTGCATCACCAAGAGTCTATGTTGGATCGAAAGATTCTCGTATGTTGGGTCCATCACAATTACAAGCTAATGTTGGTTTCTTCAGCTTGTTTTTTCACCTCTACCTGTGTATGCAAACTTGAGCTAATTCCTCTGATGACTAAACAATTTTTGAGTTACAAAATAAGTTGGTGAAAAGAATGACACAACAATAATACACCTCAACCCAAGCAAATTGGGGAAGCTGGTGAAAAGAAACaaacataaatttattttctcTTCAGGTTCTGGTGTCATCTTTATACAATGAAAAAGAGACTTTGAACAAGTAGGTTTTGCCATTTGTTGAAACTCGAAAGAGTGTGCTGAATACCAACAGAAGCAGCAGACCCATTGATTTCAAAAGTAATGCGGTTAGCATTAATGGTAGGAAAAAGAATGTTGGGTTAATATTCTGACTTGTCACATTTTGTAGGTGAACTACGAGGTAATGATAGAGGGCAAAcagttatttttttccttttgatgtATATTAACGGTTTCAGATCATTCTCGCTAAATCTTCTGAAATTTCTATTTGTTTTCCAAactgtgttgaattacatgtttaATATAATGACCTCCATTTTTTCCTTTCTGGAAAAATCCCAGAGGGCCAGTGGGCCACAATTGGAACTCGGTGGATAATGAACCTGCCCTTCCACCTTTCTCCACTTAACAAGGCTTTTGTTAGCGGCATTGTAAGAACCTATCATTGTGCCTAACTTAATTATCACGCATTTGTACTCTTTACTTTTAGAACAAAGCCCTGCTGCCTAATGACCTCCATCTATTAAACAGATTAACTGCACAAGAAGGAAAATGACAGTTGAGAATCCAAATCAACTTCCTAAAAGGGTAGGCTTTTAAGTACCAACACATATGAGCCTCTTAAAGGTGAAGAACCAGTTGATAAGATGCCGAAAATAGTGAAACCAAATATTGAATAAATCTAAAAGAAGCTGACCAAACTTCTCGAGTAGAAAAAGTAAaatctgataccaaatttatagGTTAGTGAGATTCATAACCTTTCTAATGAATTTACTTAGAGCCTGTGACAGCCGATAGACACTCAAAAGATTCAAAGAGTTCACTTAAGGTGTACCCAATCTTCTTCAGTGGTTGAGACCATCAAGTAACTCCAATGAGTCCAGAAGGTACACAAAGTTTACAGGTCAGATGATAAACATTTCTCAGACTTATTTGTCCaatgaattaaaaatattcaGACGTCAACGATTTAGATTACCACCGTAACATACCTTAATGGAGTTGTCCTGAGGCTCACTGTGTTCTTGTAAATCCTGTATAAGTAACAAATAATTCATTTACAACTAATGTATGTCCCTACCATGATGAACAGATAAATTAGAACAAATGTGTTATTCTGTTGACTAAATAAGATGCAGAAATAGATAGCAGAAAAATTAATATAGATTGTCATTTTACCGTTTCAGAAGCTGTTGGTGAAGTTCCTTCCTCAGAATCTTCAGGAACTGGTGATGGTTTTCTTGGTGGGAAGACATAAATAACTTTTAGTTTGCATTCCTCAACATGATTTCCCCCCGATTTGTTGAACTtcagaaaaggaaaagaataagacAAGTTGACCACAAAACATAAAACTTTACGAAAGGCTAAAACAAAAAGAATCCATAATCCAAAATACCATGTCTGGGTTGATATCTTTTGGTGTAGACCCCGGGTTCGTAATCACACTCTGTACAAGAAACTTGTCTTTGCATTCCATATCTGGCGGCAACTCCAGTTGAGGTTGCATCGTAActaaatccaattatccaaaaaagtaaaagaaaaattaacatcAAACAACGTCCATCAAATCTAAAAAATAGCCATCACAGAGAACTAGAAAAGAACCTGTAATATTGGACCTTGATTGTGGGAGAACAATTCCACAGTTCGGTCTGACAGTATACTTCCTGGGATTGGTTGTCTTAACCTAATAAAAGTTAACAATagtatataatataatttaaccATGTCAATACAGTAGTAAATCCTGCTCAGCCATAATTACACAACTAACTTACTTCTAAATGGCCATTTCCTTTGTTAAGGAAAATCTTCCTCATAAACCACATTTcagtgattttcttttattttcactcaGTCATGATTCGTTCTACTGAAAAAAATCAATAGTTGAGCGAAGATCAGGATTTCAGCCTTTTCTACTAATCTACAGCAATCAGGTTTGAGGCAAACCAAGTAATTTTACTTTATGAATTACAAATTAAAGTGCTTCTTCATCTCTGGCATTTCCTTTTTCATCTGCCTTCTACTGTTTTCCCTCAAGCCGAGGGTCTGTAGGGGGGTTAAGGTTGCATACACCCTGCCCTCCacaaaccccactttgtgagaTTACACGgggtattttgttgttgttgttgaatcaCGAATTAAAGTGAACAGACACCTACGTATTTTCTGGTGTGGTGTAAGCTTTTTCCATATTAAACCTAAATTAGTGGGGATCGACTATAAAACTTGTCTGCTCCAGTCTGCTTTGCACAGAATTTCAGTAAGATTAAGGTTGTGTTTGGTATGGAGGAAtacattttccagaaaatattctctcattttcttatgtttggttggacaaaatatttggaaaacattttcacTTGGAAGTAGGGAAAACAAGTTCTATAAAGTGACATTCTATGTAATTGTATCCTCCCACCCACCCAACGCTCCTGACACCTACCCCTTGACCGTACGACACCTCACCAACCCCGTAGCCCCACACTCCACCCCCGCTcacttttatagttttttttttttttgctagattacatataaatgattttcttcttttttttccttacttACCACATACTGGAAAATAAGTAAGTTCCCAAGGAAACGTTTTCcatggaaatatttttcataccaaacacaccctaattATGGTTAGTCAATATTTACTCCAACAATAATCCTACCACTATCTTTCccttccaaaaccaaaaccctagaagaagaaaaaacataaatagaggttaaataaatatatataccttGAAAGCAACATGATTATCAGTCTTGTTGATCACTTCAAAAGAGCTCAAAATTGACTTGTTTAGTTCCACTTCGAACATAACAAACAAGAAAAGAGAATAATCAATGAAGTTCAAAACCCTAGGAGGAGGAGAAGGAATTAGAagttaaaactaataaaattgaatcaaatgaaaattagaattagaagaagaacaaaaagaaactTACGAGGAAATTTGAGGTCCAACGGATCGATACTAACAAGTTCTTCACTTGTCATTCTCAATACCAAAATGAAATATTTATTCCA
The Capsicum annuum cultivar UCD-10X-F1 chromosome 6, UCD10Xv1.1, whole genome shotgun sequence DNA segment above includes these coding regions:
- the LOC107873372 gene encoding vesicle-associated protein 1-2 isoform X2, which produces MWFMRKIFLNKGNGHLEVKTTNPRKYTVRPNCGIVLPQSRSNITVTMQPQLELPPDMECKDKFLVQSVITNPGSTPKDINPDMFNKSGGNHVEECKLKVIYVFPPRKPSPVPEDSEEGTSPTASETDLQEHSEPQDNSIKARDLILKLMEERDFIIQQNAKLNRDLEHLRHGRQEHRTGVPLLYILLVGLLGILLGYIVRNV
- the LOC107873372 gene encoding vesicle-associated protein 1-2 isoform X1, producing the protein MTSEELVSIDPLDLKFPLELNKSILSSFEVINKTDNHVAFKVKTTNPRKYTVRPNCGIVLPQSRSNITVTMQPQLELPPDMECKDKFLVQSVITNPGSTPKDINPDMFNKSGGNHVEECKLKVIYVFPPRKPSPVPEDSEEGTSPTASETDLQEHSEPQDNSIKARDLILKLMEERDFIIQQNAKLNRDLEHLRHGRQEHRTGVPLLYILLVGLLGILLGYIVRNV